From Halorubrum salinarum, one genomic window encodes:
- a CDS encoding SHOCT domain-containing protein, translating to MTSQFEILRRNGLKTGLVAVPLLVGASGTAAVHGGGVMGGGWGDMGGLGWFGMLGGGMLLWTLLLIGLVLALVYGVERGNGTENGDTALAELRERYARGELSDEEFDEHKKQLEG from the coding sequence ATGACCTCACAATTCGAAATCCTGCGACGGAACGGGCTGAAGACCGGCCTCGTCGCCGTCCCACTCCTCGTCGGTGCGAGCGGGACGGCCGCTGTACACGGTGGCGGCGTGATGGGCGGCGGTTGGGGCGACATGGGCGGACTCGGGTGGTTCGGGATGCTCGGCGGTGGAATGCTCCTCTGGACGCTACTCCTGATCGGCCTCGTCTTGGCGCTCGTCTACGGCGTCGAACGCGGGAACGGGACCGAGAACGGGGATACGGCCCTCGCAGAGCTCCGCGAGCGCTATGCGCGAGGAGAACTCTCCGACGAGGAGTTCGACGAACACAAGAAACAGCTCGAAGGCTAG
- a CDS encoding heavy-metal-associated domain-containing protein, which yields MTQTITVEGMTCEHCEQTVEEALEGVQGATEASADRESESATVEGTVDAGVLVDAVNDAGYDASA from the coding sequence ATGACGCAGACGATCACCGTCGAAGGCATGACCTGTGAGCACTGCGAGCAAACCGTCGAAGAGGCGCTCGAAGGCGTCCAAGGAGCCACGGAAGCGAGTGCCGACCGCGAGTCGGAGTCGGCGACCGTGGAGGGGACTGTGGACGCAGGCGTCCTCGTCGACGCGGTCAACGACGCTGGCTACGACGCCTCAGCGTAA
- a CDS encoding AsnC family transcriptional regulator, whose amino-acid sequence MRELDETDMEILSLLAEDARRPFSNIGETVGLSGPAVSDRVTRLQEAGVINGFTVDVNRAQLRAGVPVFVQFENSSDASETLRERLSGADGVEHLFVTAEGKLWIYGRAEGQNVRRWIDGLLDDLPPIDYSVTLVDDLEWTPSLDGTEFAITCAECGNTVDSEGESTRIDDDVYHFCCGSCRGRFEEQCQRLKEGV is encoded by the coding sequence ATGCGCGAATTGGATGAGACCGATATGGAGATCCTCTCGCTATTGGCGGAGGACGCCCGTCGCCCGTTCAGCAACATCGGTGAAACCGTCGGCCTCTCCGGACCAGCGGTCTCCGACCGCGTCACGCGGTTACAGGAAGCCGGCGTCATCAACGGGTTCACCGTCGACGTGAACCGTGCACAGCTCCGCGCCGGCGTGCCAGTGTTCGTCCAGTTCGAGAACAGTTCCGATGCCAGCGAAACGCTTCGAGAGCGGCTCAGTGGCGCAGACGGTGTCGAACACCTCTTCGTCACGGCCGAGGGGAAACTCTGGATCTACGGCCGGGCCGAGGGACAGAACGTCCGGCGGTGGATCGACGGCCTGCTCGACGATCTCCCGCCGATCGACTACTCGGTCACGCTTGTCGACGACCTCGAATGGACGCCCTCGCTCGATGGGACCGAGTTCGCCATTACCTGTGCGGAGTGTGGGAATACGGTTGACAGCGAAGGTGAATCCACCCGGATCGACGACGACGTCTATCACTTCTGCTGTGGCTCGTGTCGCGGCCGGTTCGAAGAGCAGTGTCAGCGCCTCAAAGAGGGCGTTTAA
- a CDS encoding methyltransferase domain-containing protein, whose amino-acid sequence MYDWWSRHDRAFSLLYDLAFLGGEQSFRDRSAEALALGAGDSVLELGCGPGNSFAELRKRVGETGRVVGVDYSAGMVGRAKSRVRQEGWDNVDVVRGDATTLGTEPESFDAVYAAMSLTAMPDPDAAIREAFSVLQNGGRIAVLDAQPFQAFSWTVLNSLVVPISK is encoded by the coding sequence TTGTACGACTGGTGGAGTAGACATGACAGAGCGTTCAGCCTGTTGTACGATCTGGCGTTCCTGGGTGGAGAGCAATCGTTCAGAGACCGGAGCGCCGAGGCGTTAGCGCTCGGAGCGGGCGATAGCGTGCTCGAACTCGGCTGTGGCCCAGGGAACTCGTTCGCGGAGCTCCGCAAACGAGTCGGCGAAACCGGTCGCGTCGTCGGTGTCGACTACAGTGCAGGGATGGTCGGACGAGCGAAAAGCCGGGTTCGACAGGAAGGGTGGGATAATGTCGACGTCGTCCGCGGTGACGCGACGACGCTCGGTACCGAGCCCGAATCGTTCGACGCCGTCTACGCGGCGATGTCGTTAACTGCCATGCCCGACCCCGACGCCGCCATCCGAGAGGCGTTCTCCGTACTCCAGAACGGCGGACGGATCGCTGTCCTCGATGCACAACCCTTCCAGGCGTTCTCGTGGACAGTCCTCAATTCACTTGTTGTCCCCATCTCGAAATAG
- a CDS encoding heavy metal translocating P-type ATPase: MSTRTAHLDITGMSCANCSQTVGEALESLDGVREANVNFATDEGSIEYDSEEVTLREIYDAIEDAGYGAVSETVTIAISDMTCANCADTNETALEAVPGVVDAEVNYATDEAQVTYNPADADREAMYDAIEDAGYSPVREDGDEESSGDARDAARQAESRKQLRLTLFGAALSAPLLFFMVDKLLLGGAVVPDRIFGVRAVWAQFALATPVQVVLGRPFYVNSYKALVTNGRANMDVLIALGSTTAYVYSVAVLLNLVAGSVYFDTAALILVFITLGNYLEARSKGQAGEALRKLLEMEAETATVVDDKGNEEEIPLEDVEVGDRMKVRPGEQIPTDGVVVDGQSAVDESMVTGESVPVEKEEGDEVVGSTINENGVLVVEATKVGSDTALQQIVQTVKEAQSRQPDIQNLADRISAYFVPAVIVNAVFWAVVWFAFPEVLAGFVNWLPAWGLVAGGPAIAGGTITVFEFAIVVFASAVLIACPCALGLATPAATMVGTTIGAQNGVLFKGGDILERAKDVDTVIFDKTGTLTEGAMELTDVVIFDADGQAITDGGDTAADGGQLAARDRLSEDDVLRLAATAESGSEHPLARAIVDGAKERGIDVTDPDDFENVPGHGIRATVGENDVLVGNRKLLRDNGIDPEPAAETMERFENEGKTAMLVAYEGELVGVVADADTVKESAKDAVSQLTERGVGVMMITGDNERTARAVAGQVGIDAENVRAEVLPEDKSDAVESIQDGGRQAMMVGDGVNDAPALAVAYVGTAIGSGTDVAIEAADVTLMRDDPLDVVKAIRISDATLQKVKQNLVWALGYNTAMIPLASLGLLQPVLAAGAMAFSSVSVLTNSLLFRRYGPDHDYELFGRLR; this comes from the coding sequence ATGAGTACGCGAACTGCACACCTCGACATCACGGGGATGTCTTGTGCCAACTGTTCACAGACAGTTGGCGAGGCTCTCGAATCCCTCGACGGGGTGCGCGAAGCGAACGTCAACTTCGCCACCGACGAAGGGAGTATCGAGTACGACTCCGAGGAGGTAACACTGCGAGAAATTTACGACGCCATCGAGGACGCCGGCTATGGTGCCGTCTCGGAGACAGTGACAATCGCTATCTCCGATATGACGTGTGCCAACTGCGCGGACACCAACGAGACCGCCCTCGAAGCCGTCCCCGGCGTCGTCGACGCCGAGGTGAACTACGCGACTGACGAGGCACAGGTCACCTACAACCCTGCGGACGCGGACCGAGAAGCGATGTACGACGCCATCGAGGACGCCGGCTACTCACCCGTACGCGAAGACGGCGATGAGGAGTCAAGCGGAGACGCCCGCGACGCCGCCCGCCAGGCCGAGAGCCGCAAACAGCTCCGGCTCACGCTGTTCGGCGCCGCGCTGTCCGCGCCCCTCCTCTTTTTCATGGTCGACAAGCTGCTGCTCGGTGGCGCGGTGGTGCCCGACCGCATCTTCGGCGTCAGAGCCGTATGGGCCCAGTTTGCGCTCGCGACGCCGGTTCAGGTCGTGCTCGGCCGACCGTTCTACGTGAACTCCTACAAGGCGCTCGTCACGAACGGCCGCGCCAACATGGACGTGCTGATCGCCCTCGGCTCGACGACGGCGTACGTCTACTCGGTCGCCGTCCTCCTCAACCTGGTCGCCGGGAGCGTCTACTTCGACACGGCGGCGCTCATCCTCGTCTTCATCACCCTCGGGAACTACCTCGAAGCTCGCTCGAAGGGGCAAGCTGGCGAGGCGCTCCGGAAACTGCTGGAGATGGAGGCTGAGACGGCCACCGTCGTCGACGACAAGGGGAACGAGGAGGAGATTCCGCTCGAGGACGTCGAGGTCGGCGACCGGATGAAGGTCCGGCCTGGCGAGCAGATCCCCACGGACGGCGTGGTCGTCGACGGCCAGTCGGCGGTCGACGAGTCGATGGTCACCGGCGAGTCCGTCCCCGTCGAGAAAGAGGAAGGTGACGAGGTCGTCGGCTCGACCATCAACGAGAATGGCGTGCTCGTCGTGGAGGCAACGAAGGTCGGCTCCGACACTGCGCTCCAACAAATCGTCCAGACAGTGAAGGAAGCCCAGTCGCGTCAGCCCGACATCCAGAACCTCGCCGACCGCATCTCGGCGTATTTCGTCCCGGCGGTCATCGTCAACGCCGTCTTCTGGGCCGTCGTCTGGTTTGCCTTCCCTGAGGTGCTCGCTGGATTTGTCAACTGGCTCCCGGCGTGGGGACTCGTCGCCGGTGGCCCGGCGATCGCCGGCGGGACAATCACCGTCTTCGAGTTCGCCATCGTCGTCTTTGCCTCGGCGGTGCTGATCGCCTGTCCCTGTGCGCTGGGACTCGCGACGCCGGCGGCAACGATGGTCGGCACGACTATCGGCGCACAGAACGGCGTTCTGTTCAAGGGCGGCGACATCCTCGAACGCGCCAAAGATGTCGACACGGTCATCTTCGACAAGACCGGCACGCTCACCGAGGGCGCGATGGAGCTGACCGACGTGGTCATCTTCGACGCTGACGGGCAAGCAATCACGGACGGAGGCGACACAGCCGCCGATGGTGGACAACTGGCGGCCCGAGATCGGCTTTCAGAAGACGACGTCCTCCGGCTCGCAGCGACCGCCGAGAGCGGGAGCGAGCACCCACTCGCCCGTGCCATCGTCGACGGAGCGAAAGAGCGCGGCATCGATGTCACCGACCCGGACGACTTCGAGAACGTGCCTGGCCACGGCATCCGTGCTACGGTGGGTGAGAACGATGTCCTAGTGGGGAATCGGAAACTGCTTCGGGACAACGGCATCGACCCCGAGCCGGCCGCAGAGACGATGGAACGCTTCGAGAACGAAGGGAAGACCGCGATGTTAGTGGCCTACGAGGGCGAACTCGTGGGGGTGGTCGCCGACGCTGACACGGTCAAGGAAAGCGCAAAAGATGCCGTGAGCCAGCTCACAGAGCGCGGCGTCGGCGTAATGATGATCACCGGCGACAACGAGCGGACCGCCCGCGCGGTCGCCGGGCAGGTGGGCATCGACGCCGAGAACGTCCGCGCAGAGGTTCTTCCCGAGGACAAGTCCGACGCCGTCGAATCCATCCAGGACGGGGGGCGGCAGGCGATGATGGTCGGGGACGGCGTCAATGACGCCCCCGCACTCGCAGTGGCCTACGTCGGCACCGCAATCGGCTCGGGCACCGACGTCGCCATCGAGGCCGCGGACGTGACGTTGATGCGCGACGACCCCCTCGATGTCGTGAAGGCAATCCGTATCTCCGATGCGACGCTCCAGAAGGTCAAGCAGAACCTCGTGTGGGCGCTGGGGTACAATACCGCGATGATCCCGCTGGCGTCGCTTGGGCTCCTCCAGCCCGTCCTCGCCGCGGGTGCGATGGCGTTCTCCAGCGTCTCAGTGTTGACGAACAGCCTGCTGTTCCGGCGGTACGGCCCCGATCACGACTACGAACTGTTCGGTCGGCTTCGCTGA
- a CDS encoding amidohydrolase family protein, protein MGAYLDAVEESGIAPNVGTLVGHGTVRFNVIGMEDAEPTDEQLSEMRDLVAEAIDEGAFGLSTALVITQCSYATTEEETAPAGELSPYGCPFVAHIRSEWGDIWNALNEFVNIGATAGVPVHLSHFKLGGPRAGCRLLGRPVPLHGEQHAAVARPAAVGPRREARADGRIPS, encoded by the coding sequence GTGGGCGCGTATCTTGATGCCGTTGAGGAGTCGGGCATCGCGCCGAACGTTGGGACACTGGTCGGCCACGGAACAGTGCGGTTCAACGTGATAGGCATGGAAGACGCGGAGCCGACCGACGAACAACTGTCCGAGATGCGAGACCTCGTCGCTGAAGCGATAGACGAGGGGGCGTTCGGGCTGTCGACGGCGCTGGTTATCACGCAGTGTTCGTACGCCACAACCGAAGAAGAGACCGCGCCGGCCGGGGAACTGTCGCCATACGGCTGTCCGTTCGTCGCCCACATCCGCAGCGAGTGGGGGGACATCTGGAACGCCTTGAACGAGTTCGTCAACATCGGCGCGACGGCCGGGGTGCCGGTCCATCTCTCGCACTTCAAACTGGGCGGCCCGCGAGCGGGGTGTCGACTTCTCGGCCGACCAGTACCCCTACACGGCGAGCAACACGCTGCTGTCGCACGTCCTGCCGCCGTGGGTCCACGCCGAGAGGCCCGAGCAGACGGTCGGATACCTTCTTGA
- a CDS encoding amidohydrolase family protein: MRDILGSERINVITDGLFGGNPHPRVYGAFPRVLDKYVREADLMSLEEAVRKMTSLPARSMGLDTKGFFRPGMDADLVVFDPDIFSSPATYDNPRQHPKGIYHVLVDGEFVVRDGETTGAAPARRSGRRVRVRVSSRRRPQWPQCRPARAGP, encoded by the coding sequence GTGCGCGACATTCTCGGCTCCGAGCGGATTAACGTCATCACCGACGGGCTCTTTGGCGGGAACCCCCACCCACGGGTCTACGGGGCGTTCCCGCGCGTGCTGGACAAATACGTTCGCGAGGCGGACCTTATGTCGCTGGAGGAGGCCGTCCGGAAGATGACTTCGCTGCCTGCGCGGTCGATGGGGCTGGACACGAAAGGCTTCTTTCGCCCCGGGATGGACGCGGACCTCGTCGTGTTCGACCCGGATATCTTCTCCTCACCGGCGACGTACGACAACCCCAGACAACACCCCAAGGGCATCTACCATGTGCTCGTCGACGGCGAGTTCGTCGTCAGGGACGGCGAGACGACCGGCGCGGCCCCCGCGAGGCGCTCCGGGCGTCGCGTTAGAGTTCGCGTATCGTCTCGCCGTCGGCCTCAATGGCCTCAATGTCGGCCGGCGAGAGCGGGACCTTGA
- a CDS encoding RidA family protein has translation MTSYAINPPELKDAREIGYNHARIDGGTFYMAGQVAMGADSTVVGDDIETQARKAYENVRILLDAIDKSYDDISKVTTHIVDPAQHYYDGYKKVYWETFDEPYPCHTVLGHDQLANEEYLVEIEVKVPLSPADIEAIEADGETIREL, from the coding sequence GTGACCAGTTACGCCATCAACCCCCCGGAACTCAAAGACGCCCGGGAGATCGGGTACAACCACGCGCGAATTGACGGCGGCACCTTCTACATGGCCGGGCAGGTCGCCATGGGCGCCGACTCGACGGTCGTCGGCGACGACATCGAGACGCAGGCCCGGAAGGCCTACGAGAATGTCAGGATTCTGCTCGACGCTATCGACAAGAGCTACGACGACATCTCGAAGGTGACGACACACATCGTCGACCCGGCCCAACACTACTACGACGGCTACAAGAAGGTGTACTGGGAGACCTTCGACGAGCCGTACCCGTGTCACACCGTGCTCGGACACGACCAATTGGCCAACGAAGAGTACCTCGTCGAGATCGAGGTCAAGGTCCCGCTCTCGCCGGCCGACATTGAGGCCATTGAGGCCGACGGCGAGACGATACGCGAACTCTAA
- a CDS encoding IS110 family RNA-guided transposase, which produces MYYLGIDLHKDESHVAVLDDDAEVVEEIRVTNANLDEVAEEYAGAKAVIEATSNYYTVYDALDEHLDVVVADPSQTKAIGYAEVKNDRLDAKLLAQLRRAGMIAESYVPSEELRQRRALVRGRKRLVEKRTDFKNEVHALLDKHGITYDWDPFSVSGRDILAGEDVSLGVVGDQLMESFLSIIDELTAQIEEPESLIEETAASLEETQLLMTIPGVSFYSSLLITSEIGEIDRFDEAKQVVSYAGLDPVVHESGDSRTEGSISKRGSGELRWILVQCVQTAVHRCNDPYLGRFYARLKQRKNHQIAIVATARKLLVSIFHMLEREEVYDPPEVSA; this is translated from the coding sequence ATGTACTACCTCGGAATCGACCTTCACAAGGACGAATCACACGTCGCTGTTTTGGACGATGATGCCGAGGTTGTCGAAGAGATTCGCGTCACAAACGCGAATCTCGACGAAGTTGCCGAAGAATACGCCGGAGCCAAAGCGGTGATCGAAGCAACCAGCAACTACTATACGGTCTACGACGCCCTTGACGAACACCTCGACGTGGTTGTCGCAGATCCGAGCCAAACCAAGGCGATCGGCTATGCTGAGGTGAAAAACGACCGGCTCGACGCGAAGTTGCTCGCGCAACTTCGCCGAGCCGGCATGATCGCTGAGAGTTATGTCCCGTCCGAAGAGCTCCGACAGCGCCGCGCACTCGTGCGCGGCCGGAAGCGATTAGTTGAGAAACGTACGGACTTCAAAAACGAAGTCCACGCTCTCCTCGACAAACACGGGATCACCTACGACTGGGATCCATTCAGTGTGAGCGGGCGAGACATCCTCGCTGGCGAGGATGTCTCGCTCGGTGTTGTCGGCGATCAGTTGATGGAGTCGTTCCTCTCGATCATCGACGAGCTAACCGCTCAAATCGAGGAACCCGAATCGTTGATCGAAGAAACTGCTGCGTCTCTTGAGGAGACGCAGCTGTTGATGACAATTCCTGGCGTGAGTTTCTACTCGTCGCTGCTGATCACCTCGGAGATCGGTGAGATCGACCGATTCGATGAGGCGAAGCAGGTGGTGAGTTACGCGGGATTGGATCCGGTCGTCCACGAGTCAGGGGACTCGCGGACGGAAGGATCAATCTCGAAGCGCGGAAGTGGAGAATTACGCTGGATCCTCGTTCAGTGCGTTCAAACAGCGGTTCACCGGTGTAACGATCCGTATCTTGGACGGTTTTACGCTCGATTGAAACAGCGGAAGAATCATCAGATAGCGATCGTCGCAACGGCGCGAAAACTGCTCGTGTCAATCTTCCACATGCTGGAGCGTGAGGAGGTGTATGATCCACCAGAGGTGAGTGCCTGA